One genomic window of Gossypium hirsutum isolate 1008001.06 chromosome D11, Gossypium_hirsutum_v2.1, whole genome shotgun sequence includes the following:
- the LOC107955292 gene encoding putative disease resistance protein RGA3, whose translation MEGTGKTYLARCICTDCQVLEIFDNIIWVNVSDDFDLGKIARKIILSLEGLEHDSLRLLTLVPLQSLLDRIQRKIVNKKSLLVLDGVGRYDCDDWEALRAVFQHGMSGSGILVTTHEHSVAGAMESSYKFCLRKLSDELCWMILREVGLNDDTLEYAVEDIGRELARRCEGLPFAAKVLGDAIRHYDFGIRGWDVFLRNCIWKSPRIPKYMSKILSLSYCNLPLSVRRCLSYWAIFPKSFEISKTLLVQHWMAQGCLYSSDNLEMELKGEEYFKCLEAHSCFQYCTRDGGMLTCKMHSLVHDCVQSLSPYDLMMRFESVKQLTLNLSSWTEEVKVVGTHHLVMMIAQGAGFPMDISGAEKLRTLVAVTQGCLITSQALSNLFKQSKHLRLLDLSLTSGWHNCFGPSGQGNILDEIPVEICRLINLRYLSLAGSKVLKILPETLCDLHNLQSLDLTGCSSLRKLPDGMGKLMNLRYFYTWCCSSITSYPKGISCLTSL comes from the coding sequence ATGGAAGGAACGGGGAAAACATATCTTGCACGGTGCATTTGTACTGATTGTCAAGTTCTGGAAATTTTTGACAACATAATTTGGGTGAATGTTTCGGATGATTTTGATTTAggtaaaattgcaagaaaaattaTTCTGTCTCTTGAAGGTTTGGAGCATGACTCTTTGCGTCTCCTAACATTAGTTCCATTGCAAAGTCTGTTAGATAGAATTCAGCGAAAGATTGTTAACAAGAAATCACTTCTTGTTTTAGATGGTGTGGGGAGATATGATTGTGATGATTGGGAAGCACTTAGAGCTGTTTTTCAACATGGCATGTCGGGGAGTGGGATTCTAGTGACTACTCATGAGCACTCGGTTGCAGGAGCAATGGAATCATCTTATAAATTTTGTTTGAGAAAGCTGTCTGATGAGTTGTGTTGGATGATACTTCGTGAAGTtggattgaatgatgatactCTTGAATATGCGGTAGAGGATATAGGAAGGGAACTTGCAAGGAGGTGTGAAGGACTACCCTTTGCTGCAAAGGTTTTGGGAGATGCTATACGACATTATGACTTTGGAATAAGAGGATGGGATGTTTTTCTGAGAAATTGTATCTGGAAATCTCCTAGAATACCCAAATATATGTCTAAAATTCTATCACTATCTTATTGCAATCTACCTTTGTCTGTAAGACGGTGCTTATCGTATTGGGCTATCTTCCCCAAAAGCTTTGAGATTTCAAAAACTCTTTTGGTGCAACACTGGATGGCACAAGGTTGTCTGTACTCATCTGATAATTTAGAAATGGAACTAAAAGGTGAAGAGTACTTTAAATGCTTAGAAGCTCATTCATGTTTCCAATATTGTACCAGAGATGGTGGTATGCTTACTTGTAAGATGCATAGCTTAGTACATGATTGTGTCCAATCTTTGTCCCCATATGATTTAATGATGAGGTTCGAGTCTGTTAAACAGCTGACCTTGAATTTATCTTCTTGGACGGAGGAGGTCAAAGTTGTTGGCACTCATCATTTGGTAATGATGATTGCTCAAGGAGCTGGTTTTCCCATGGACATTAGTGGTGCAGAGAAATTGAGGACCCTTGTTGCTGTTACTCAAGGGTGTTTGATAACTAGTCAAGCATTATCTAACTTATTTAAACAATCCAAACATCTGAGGTTATTGGATTTGAGCTTGACTAGTGGGTGGCATAATTGTTTTGGGCCATCCGGACAAGGTAATATACTAGATGAAATTCCGGTGGAAATCTGCAGATTGATTAATTTGAGGTACCTTAGCTTGGCTGGCAGCAAAGTATTGAAGATATTACCAGAAACATTGTGTGACTTGCATAATTTGCAATCCTTGGATCTTACTGGTTGTAGTAGTCTTAGAAAATTGCCAGATGGAATGGGGAAATTAATGAACTTGAGGTATTTTTATACCTGGTGTTGCTCTAGTATAACTTCCTATCCAAAAGGGATTAGCTGCTTAACTTCTCTTTGA